The segment ATAAAATTCGTAGCAATAGTTGGATGGGCACTGTAGGGATGATGATGAGCATGCTTTCTTTGCAACTTCTCCGACCGTGGTCTGCCTTTGTAAGATtagtgagtaagttgtcaagtgtcGTATGGAGCACTCtgcttttttgtttttcttctatatCCTTGCTCCCGCTTTCTCTGTCTGCACTAGTTCAAAGTGTATTAAGTACAAACATTGGAAATATATAATAGACAACATTATGGCAAAAAATGTATattaaaacaaactaaaaaactTCATCTTTTGAGATTCAACATCGACTTCATAGAAATTCATATATGATATCCAATTAATACATATAGATATTTCTTAgagaaatacaaatattattttatattatttttaagatttaataaaaattaccgaGTTCTTTGTTGTTTGATATAAGTATGATCTTTATattgttgtatatatatgtgggCAAAATTTACCCACAGCGGgataaaaaatgttataaatttcatattcgATCAGTAATtgattaactatttttttttcatttagaaaatatattgaCACATTTATGTAATACATGACAAAAAAGAGGGGACATACTCAgatataaaaaatgttataaatttcatattcgATCAATAATtgttaaactatttttttatatattaacgCGTTTATATAATACATGACAAAAAAAAGGGGACATACTCAGATATAAGTATCTCAattgaacttttaaaaaataaccgaaacaaaatacaaataatcaaACATGTTTGTCAtaataagaaatagaaaaagCATTCGATTGAGCTTCTAATCTAAATTCaatacaacataaaatcatgtgTTCTCTACTATGGTACGAtattaagaattttaaaaagccGATCATACatgcatataaatatatttattcgtTCATTTTTATTGGTCTACtatattaattaacttaatataagaGATCAATAaccattttatatatattttttttcttaaatatcattatttattttttaatgaattagATGACTTATGATAATGAACTGTGATATAGTAGTGATATTGTTATTTTGTCTGTTACtttcatttaaatatatatgatatatatcatttaattcatacaaaaaataagaaaaaagaactcTTATTTATTAGGCTTACTTCTATTGATTTACCAACACTAAATGTGATGAGAATTTGCAATATAGTGAATGCAATGTTTTTAAccaaatatatacattattagTGGTACTTCATCAATTTAAAGGAACCTAAATAGCTGAGTCGgagttaaaaggaaaaaaaaaattgagcaaaaaaatctaaaagggaaataaatttgataagtTCAAGAAATGAGATAAATGATAATATGTCTACATTTTTTTTCAGgtgattaaatatattttttttctaaagtgactaaacttttttttattttatggcAAGGAGTAATTAACCGCAGGCTGCGGCTTATAAGTAGCATGTCGCTTTGCGTGTTGTAAGGTATATTAAACACTACGCCTTCCTCCACAAAATTTCAGTAAAACATAAACTTCATTTTCTATTGTGGTAGCTAGCCATGGATAACGGGAACAAGCAACTACACGTCCTCTTCCTTCCTTACTTCGCCACTGGTCATATCATTCCATTAGTTAACGCCGCCAGGCTATTCGCCTCTCATGGCGGCGGCGTTAAAGTCACCATCCTCACTACCCACCACAATGCCACCCTCTTCCGATCTTCTATTAACAACGACGACGTAATCTCTATAGAGACACTTATATTTCCCATCCACTGAAGTTGGGTTGCCTGAAGGGATCGAGAACTTCAGTTCCGCCTCGTCGCCTGAAATcggggaaaaaatattttacggCATTCATCTTCTGCAGAAACCAATGGAAGATAAAATTCGTGAAATTCATCCTGATTGTATCTTCTCTGATATGTATTTCCCATGGACCGTCGATATCGCACTGGAACTCAAAATCCCCAGGCTATTGTTCAATCAATCCAGCTACATATACAATTCCATTCTCTACAATCTTAGGGTTTACAAACCTCAtgaaaaattcatcaatgaaATGGAATCCAAAAGTAGTAATTTCTCGATTCCGGGTTTACCTGATAAGATTGAGTTCAAGCTATCACAACTTACAGACGATGTGTTAAGGCCTGCGGATGAGAAGAATGCTTATGATGAATTGCTTGATCGAATCAGAGAGAATCGAAGCTATGGTATCATTCACGAAACTTTTTACGAGCTAGAACCTGCTTACGCTGAGTACTAtcagaagatgaagaaaacCAAATGTTGGCAAATTGGTCCCATTTCCTATTTTTCTTGTCGAAAAAGAAAAGAGCTTATTAGTTCGACTGATGAAAGTAACTCATCTGTTGTAGCGTGGTTGAATAAACAAAAGCACAAATCGGTTCTCTACGTCTCTTTCGGGAGCATAGTTAGATTCCAAGAGGAGCAACTCGCAAAAGTTGCTAGTTATGGCATAATTGTATTATTACTTTCGTTAATGTTTGGTTTATTGTACATTTACTACTAATAAGAATATGTATTGCATGacctaaaaatcaataaaatcaagTTTGAACTTTGAATTAAAATCATCCGTATTCTTTAGTCTGAAATATTAAAGCAGCTACTGTACTTTCACATTTCTGAAATATTATCTGACACCAAATTAAggatcatgtttatgtattatgcctatataatataaacaatcaacttacaagaaaaaaaaaattaaaaggaatattaaatttaatgatttatttaataaaatgtaaACTAATAGAGttacaaattttcattttaattagattgtcttcttttatattatttatttttaaagatatgaaaaatataaaaagcaaTTATCAGACTATTTTTACActgataaaagtaaaataaaataataaacaaatcataTTAATAAACAATTAAGAATGATTAAGGAGTGTCTCATTGAATAACCAAACCTCTATCATACTAcaacattatataaatatattgtaaCTGGTATCATTGAACACTAAAACAAACCTCAATGATACCATACAAGAGGTCTCACAGTATGAAGCAATTCTCATGAatgatatcatttatattgtgATGAAATTATAAAGCTTTCATCAAAGAATTGATGTAAACATCAATGGTATCACGTCAATATATAGATATTTTGTCATAGTATCATAAATATCTCATAGGGGGACTGATTGAAACCTTTGCTACTACATCAACATACTCATATACTCTGGTGGTATCATATATGAATTGAAAAGTGTTacaattatatgaaatattctTATGATTCCATGTTTGTATATGATATATTGTGATGGTATCATTGAGAAATTATGAGTTTCTTCCTTAAAGGACTACTCATTAGTCAATGATTGATATGAAATAATTCTAAATGATATGATGtcaatatatgatatattatgataatatcATTGAGAAATTATGATCCGCCCTTGACGGTATGGTTACTAGTCCTTGATACCATGCTGTTATAGATGGTATCATTGAAGGATTGAAACATACATCAATAATACCATAACAATGCATTAAATAATGTGATAATATCATTATGGACACAAGGAAACCCCAAAAATATCATGTcagtatataaatatattacgATGGTGTCATGGAGGTCTCACTAAAGTATTGAAGCATACATCAATGATACTATgaaagtatataaatatattatggtGATATCATAACGGAGTGAAGCAAATCTCAATGATACTATTAATAAATAGATATGCTGCAATGGTATCAGGAGTCCTCAATTGAagtatatatcaatataataccATAAAAGTGCATAGATATACTGTAATAGCATCATTACAAACTAAAGcgaattgaatttttttttcagttttttcaaaaaatcaaatgggaaataattaaaaaaataattaacaaaaaatatattttaaattgcggtgaaaaaataaagattattatcatttgagaaaaaaatgtaaaaggaagaaaaatgaCAAAGAAGTAAAacgagaaaagaaaaagatagcataaaaatgaagtaaaataaaattaaaaaaaaagaaggaaccaataaaggaaaaaaaataggaaagcaagaaaaaaagaaagataaaataaatgaataaaagaataaatgagaaaaaagaaaaaaaattaaagaagaaaaggagtatatagaataaaattaagtattaattaaattatggtATGAAAAgacgataaaaataaaataattttaaaaaaaataaatggagaagaagaaaaaagaaacgagaaaaaaaagaagtagaaaaaatgaaaaaagaaataattcagaaagaaaaaagaagaagaaaataaagaaagtatatgaaataaatattgagtgTAAATCtggttttaaaaaaagaataaaatatatatatttttaaaaaaataaatgaacaatgaagcataaaaagaaaaatgaaaaagttaagaaacaaacaacaaaagaattaaaaaggaGTTAAATAACTAAAGCAATAAGGAAATGAGTATTTGTTGTATTTAGTTAGAGGCACAAATGCAAGAGGACATATATTTGTAATTAATTTGCTTTTATGAGCATATATTTagttttttgtatataaataatagtgattttaatttattttatgggTAGAAATATAAAGTGCataaaatttgttaaaaaacaagcttttattaattgaagaaaaactttcttttatgaaactttaaagtcaatttttttacGGAGTTGAGTTATACTAGAGTTGAGTTATACTTTATAATTTCGGCTATTGTATTTTGAATGAGACAAATCTAAAAGAATTATTGCTAATCAGTAAAAAACActtagttttttattagttaaagagattctttttaaaataaaaagaaataacaaaaaggtttattaaaaataatatatatatatttattaggaAATAATATGTTTGACCTAATTAAGAGTAAGGATAATTATAAGGACATTTTATGATCAAATTATCATAAAGTAAACTAttagtaaataatattttaattcaaatttacatAGTTAAAGGATATTATGACTTTTAGATTTTTTTcgtaaaaaataatagaaatattatTAGTAATTTATCGATTTGATACATGATTTAAAATCTATGCATGAAATCAGTTAAATAAAAGTCCACAAGACACTAATGTCAAGTTAAAAGTGTCTAATTAATCATcagataatttaaatattaactcTAAGTAtctaactatatattatatagatACAAANNNNNNNNNNNNNNNNNNNNNNNNNNNNNNNNNNNNNNNNNNNNNNNNNNNNNNNNNNNNNNNNNNNNNNNNNNNNNNNNNNNNNNNNNNNNNNNNNNNNNNNNNNNNNNNNNNNNNNNNNNNNNNNNNNNNNNNNNNNNNNNNNNNNNNNNNNNNNNNNNNNNNNNNNNNNNNNNNNNNNNNNNNNNNNNNNNNNNNNNNNNNNNNNNNNNNNNNNNNNNNNNNNNNNNNNNNNNNNNNNNNNNNNNNNNNNNNNNNNNNNNNNNNNNNNNNNNNNNNNNNNNNNNNNNNNNNNNNNNNNNNNNNNNNNNNNNNNNNNNNNNNNNNNNNNNNNNNNNNNNNNNNNNNNNNNNNNNNNNNNNNNNNNNNNNNNNNNNNNNNNNNNNNNNNNNNNNNNNNNNNNNNNNNNNNNNNNNNNNNNNNNNNNNNNNNNNNNNNNNNNNNNNNNNNNNNNNNNNNNNNNNNNNNNNNNNNNNNNNNNNNNNNNNNNNNNNNNNNNNNNNNNNNNNNNNNNNNNNNNNNNNNNNNNNNNNNNNNNNNNNNNNNNNNNNNNNNNNNNNNNNNNNNNNNNNNNNNNNNNNNNNNNNNNNNNNNNNNNNNNNNNNNNNNNNNNNNNNNNNNNNNNNNNNNNNNNNNNNNNNNNNNNNNNNNNNNNNNNNNNNNNNNNNNNNNNNNNNNNNNNNNNNNNNNNNNNNNNNNNNNNNNNNNNNNNNNNNNNNNNNNNNNNNNNNNNNNNNNNNNNNNNNNNNNNNNNNNNNNNNNNNNNNNNNNNNNNNNNNNNNNNNNNNNNNNNNNNNNNNNNNNNNNNNNNNNNNNNNNNNNNNNNNNNNNNNNNNNNNNNNNNNNNNNNNNNNNNNNNNNNNNNNNNNNNNNNNNNNNNNNNNNNNNNNNNNNNNNNNNNNNNNNNNNNNNNNNNNNNNNNNNNNNNNNNNNNNNNNNNNNNNNNNNNNNNNNNNNNNNNNNNNNNNNNNNNNNNNNNNNNNNNNNNNNNNNNNNNNNNNNNNNNNNNNNNNNNNNNNNNNNNNNNNNNNNNNNNNNNNNNNNNNNNNNNNNNNNNNNNNNNNNNNNNNNtatatatatatatatatatatatatatatacacactttCTTATTGTAAAATAGTGGCTACAAAATGTATTATTAGCTCACTTCACCATCCAATCATGTTTGCTCTTAGCTTGTGTTTGGATATATAATTTggaattatgaatttaaatcaGAGTAAAACTTGTAATTTGAgattatgatttaaaataatctcaaaacttttaaaaaataagattgaggattttaaatataaaatttgattcaTAAGCTTATATttcttacaaaaaataaatcttgtcattttaaattataaattatacataaaagGAATCATGCTCCGTATAAAGAAATTATCTAgcttatttgaaataattatattaaagaataattagttattactattattaactATTAGATAttagtaaaattaaatatatttgaagttTGTAATCACAAAAGTTTatctataaaaatatagtagGAAGATATGTGATTTTTAATATGTCACCTTAAGATATGATAATATCTTGTTTGTGAATTATGTTTTGCTCATTTAGTACATAAAATTGTATacgaataaagaaaaaaaatgataattttcataatttgtgaggtttttatgtttataagagaatatgacttttttaaaaagaaaaaatcatattatgaccaaacaaaaacttcattttcaattaaatttattacaaattGTGATTTCATATTATATGTCCTAACAAAACTTAAAGTAATTTCACAAAgatattcttaaatttattgATCAAGTTTTTTGTAGGAAgagttgaaataattttaatagttttacaacttatgaagtttttatatttataaaaacatacgGCATAAGAGTTTTAAATCTATTGttcaaacaaaacttcaattcatctcataatttcatatcatgatttcaAATCACATGACCAAACATGTCCTAAATTGTGTTATTAATTTAaatgcaatatttatttttaaagtttattatattatatcgtTAAATGCATGTTAGATATAGTATTATAGTCGAAGAGTCTCATTGTATTGTAGTTTTACTCggtattctattttttttagaagtttattcttcaaataattaattataatattatacaaaaataataataactaaaaatacaGTGTATACACAGTATACACTATTTGTAGCATTATCCAGTTGTACCCTGAAACACAAACAACAGAACCTTTCTCGCTCAATGGATCTTCAATCTCCTTGTAGCGCTTGCACTTCCCTTCACCGGAAACCTCCACTCGTCCGGCGACTATCTTCTCTCAATTCCGTCAACTTCCCTTTGAATTCCGTCAAATGCCGCCGGAAAACTACACCGAAGGTTCAAACTCCCGTTGCTGTCGCTGTCTCAGGCCAAAACGGTAGCAGCTATTCTCCCTCAGTTCCTACTCACAAAGTCACTGTTCTCGACCGCCAACGTGGCGTCGTTCACGAATTCCTCGTCCCTGAGGTATTAATTCCTAATTGATTTTCCATTTCTGCTAAATTTCTgttttaaaatgtgtttgtatatgtaCAATACTACAGCTATGATTAAGTAAAACtgatgtatatatacaattaaattagCGATGGCTAACTGATAAAATTGATGTTGAGGACACTAGTCGTGCACTTATTGTGCTTTGGTGATGCAACCACTTCTGTTAATTATTAGTATCTGTATATTGACAAGCTTATGAAGAGTTGATTTTGGATGCAGGACCAATATATACTTCATACAGCAGAGGCTCAGAACATTACGCTACCGTTCGCTTGCAGGCATGGTATTGATTCATATACATTAGATAACcaaacttttgtttttcttatttatatgtTTGTCTATTTGTTCTTACATTTTAAGCTGCTATTGCGTGATCTAACTGGTTTAATGAGACTTCTTTTTTGGAAGTGTGAAATTGTTACCATCTTGAAATCCAGAATCTTGACAAAGAAGTGATGTCAAATTGAACATTCATCTCAAATATCTAGTAGAACTGGACAAAATTCTTGTACTTTAGCATCTTAGAGATTTGAAATGGGGAAATATTTTGAAGCATATTGCAGTTTATTCCTTAATCCATGCTCCTAATGAACCCTGtccaatataaaataaaatctgctAATGGCGTATGAACctctatattttcttgtgtCATCCACTCATGCTATACTCCCTTGAATAGTAAAAAGCTAAGGAAATTACACAAGCTCTTTTAACATTGAAGAGAAGTTTCATGAATTAAACCAGCTTCATACCCCACTCCACAACCTTGTTTCCACTCTATCTCTGTGTCCACCTCATGCTATATTTCATCAGCAAAATGATTCTGCAATTTTATTTCGCATCCCTTTGAAAATGCAACAAAAAAGGAACTTACCCCCTATCTGTTATGCTGTTCAACTACTTATGCAACAAAGACTAGAAAGACTAAAGAGTACTATGAATCTTGAAATAGAGCATCAGAGCTTTTCCAATGGTCTGACTAAGATCTACAAGTAAGTTAGGAGGAGTCAAGACTCAAGAAGAGGCAGTCAAAAGTAAAAGCTCGATCATTCATCTAACTATACTCCATACTCTTCCCTTCCATCTCCTTACTTAAATTTCTTTTGGTGGTTCTTTAGAAGATAGATTCTATAATTATTGCTTGGACTTTTCAACAAAGAGAGGATTCCTTAAGAAAGTATAGGTGTTACGTGTTAGCAACAACTGTTTATAGGTAAAAACCGTAATTAccaaaagttgaattttgaagGCATAGTTTATCACGGAATTGGGGGCTTTTATTAGagaaacttaaagaaaaaagtGGAGGCACTAGACATCTTTTAGTGTTGTAAACCCGctgtcccccccccccccaaaaaaaaaattttttttttaatttatctaagGCATACAATGATACAAACCCAAAGCTACATATTTTTCATGTCGCATGATGGGATGGGACCATTTTCACACTGTTAGCTTAGTGATTTAGGCCACTTTTGAGATGAAGGAGAAAGCGGTAGTGACCTTTGCTTACAATATTTGGTCACAATCCTTCTTTCTCTTTGGTCTGAAGTTCTATTTTAATGTCTGAGGTGTCTTTCTTTGTGTGTCGTGTCCACTGAAATTGTAGTCATTCAAAAAATTTTTAGAGTTTTTCAAGAGAAATTTAAGAAGCAGTGTTTCGAAATCACTTTATGGACCTTATTCAGGGTATTGTGATTTTATTTTCAGGTTTATTAGGAGTGTTATTCggattttctttctctttgtacTGTATCCACTCTAGTGGATTGCTTGCTTTTCATCGTGACCTATATCTAGTAATTGAACCTTATGAATCTTTGTGTCTTAACTCAAGTTCAGTTCTAACATCTAACAGTAGTAATAAACATCTGTGTTGAAAAATATGAACATCGCCACAGTTTCAAATTGTGGCAATTTAAGGTGGAAACTTTTGTGGAGAACATTTAAATAATTCAGCCAATTGGAGCTTCTTTAAACAAG is part of the Solanum pennellii chromosome 8, SPENNV200 genome and harbors:
- the LOC107028445 gene encoding ferredoxin C 2, chloroplastic, with translation MDLQSPCSACTSLHRKPPLVRRLSSLNSVNFPLNSVKCRRKTTPKVQTPVAVAVSGQNGSSYSPSVPTHKVTVLDRQRGVVHEFLVPEDQYILHTAEAQNITLPFACRHGCCTSCAVRVKSGELRQPEALGISAELKSKGYALLCVGFPSSDLEVETQDEDEVYWLQFGRYFARGPIERDDYALELAMGDE